One Chryseobacterium sp. StRB126 genomic region harbors:
- a CDS encoding MMPL family transporter produces MHRFFIFLYYLISRNKILSVFTALGIALLCLFFASKINFEEDINQIIPKNEKSDLTAKVLKQLNFSDKIIVIIENKSHEDSFQLSETADTFLQKTEPLQKYIGSIQGKVNDNEISETFDFVNQNLPLFLNENDYKEIERKLQKDSIAKQVEDNYISLVSPTSLVTKEFIKKDPLGLTFLGIKKLNALNISKDFKLEDSYIVTKDGKNLLLFIEPKNKSNDTKANEAFVDQLNTIKDNLNKQFKGKTEISYFGSPMIAVANAKQIKKDIQNTVVISMTVLLVLLIYYFRNFFTPIIVFLPTVFSVLLALLVLYFIKDKISAISLSVGAILIGITIDYALHILTHYKHNNNIEELYKEITQPIILSSATTAVSFLCLVFVRSEALKDLGLFAAITVILSSISALIIVPQLYKPKQAKEKLNTNFIDKIGSYPYEKNKPLIIGCSIIILACLFGFRHVGFNEDIGDLNYIPKEMKISEAKLQKLSDITSKSIYTISYGNSEEQALARNSQLSTFLEQEKKEGKILSYNSIGSIVLSEKDQQKKIEEWKKFWNDHKKNQTVSELISNGNKFGFNSSAFDNFNEVLNKNYATLDIKDYEKVKALQISEFMSNENNFYTVSNVVKVDEKKRDAFIKDIEKKHNAIAIDRQQMNENFLGLLKRDFNTLINYSLLAIILTIIVFFRNFELTILTMFPIVLTGVVTAGILYFLGLELNIFSTVVCTLVFGVGDDFSIFLTQAMQKEHTTGKNELPTYRTSIILAVFTTILSIGSLIFAQHPALHSLALVALIGMFSVIIITSTLYPFWFRLLITNRAKKGLSPITFRLLIVSVISFLYYGLGGMIFSAIGSFFVKNSKGKTLNIIKLILAKFLTSVLYSNPFVKKKVIPNPNEDFSKPAVIIANHTSFLDTLAIAMATHKIIYLVNDWVYKSPVFGKLVRALGFYPVSQGIENGMDQLKEKIAQGYSLVVFPEAERSYSNDVKRFHKGAFYLAEQFGLDVLPLYIHGNSEVLPKGDFIIYDGSITVKVGDRISKEDLNFGENYSERTKKINAYYRKEFAKLREEIEDENYFKKQLFLSYLYKDNEVVTAVKKDFNANKSVYFELNKHIAGDANILHIADDFGQKDTLLTLYQASRRIFSWIRNENKRATAAHNYLVKRRKINYIKDLSEVNKKIDVLLVSDDSFNIKDIEIFPETIIFINTTNKVIESENYILEFSSESLKVFKTK; encoded by the coding sequence ATGCATCGCTTTTTTATATTTTTATATTATCTGATTTCCAGAAACAAAATTCTTTCTGTTTTTACAGCGTTAGGAATTGCTCTCTTATGCCTTTTCTTTGCTTCTAAGATTAACTTTGAGGAAGACATTAACCAGATTATCCCTAAAAATGAAAAATCAGATCTTACTGCAAAAGTTCTTAAACAGCTTAATTTTTCGGATAAGATTATTGTTATCATAGAAAACAAGTCCCATGAAGACAGCTTCCAGCTTTCTGAAACCGCAGATACTTTTTTACAAAAAACAGAGCCTTTACAAAAGTATATTGGTTCTATTCAAGGGAAAGTAAATGATAATGAAATCTCTGAAACCTTTGATTTTGTGAATCAAAACCTGCCATTATTCCTCAATGAAAATGATTATAAAGAGATTGAAAGGAAACTTCAAAAAGACAGCATTGCTAAACAGGTAGAGGACAATTATATATCATTGGTTTCCCCTACCAGCCTTGTCACTAAGGAATTTATTAAAAAAGATCCACTTGGATTAACCTTTTTAGGAATCAAAAAATTAAACGCCCTCAACATCAGTAAGGATTTCAAACTGGAAGACAGCTATATTGTAACCAAAGATGGCAAAAATCTTCTGCTCTTCATTGAACCTAAAAATAAAAGTAATGATACAAAGGCCAATGAGGCTTTTGTGGACCAGCTCAATACCATAAAAGACAATCTCAATAAACAGTTCAAGGGAAAAACTGAGATCAGTTATTTTGGCTCTCCTATGATTGCGGTGGCAAATGCCAAACAGATTAAAAAAGATATTCAGAATACGGTTGTAATTTCCATGACCGTACTTTTGGTCTTGCTGATTTATTATTTCAGGAACTTCTTTACCCCAATCATTGTCTTCCTTCCTACAGTCTTCTCTGTTTTACTGGCGTTGTTGGTGTTATACTTTATTAAGGATAAAATCTCGGCCATTTCATTGAGTGTAGGAGCCATTCTCATAGGAATTACCATAGATTATGCCCTGCATATTCTTACCCATTACAAGCACAATAATAATATTGAGGAACTTTATAAAGAAATCACCCAGCCTATTATTTTGAGCAGTGCTACGACTGCGGTTTCCTTTTTATGTCTGGTATTTGTAAGATCTGAAGCGTTAAAGGATCTGGGACTTTTTGCTGCCATCACGGTTATTCTATCTTCCATTAGCGCGTTGATTATTGTTCCGCAGCTTTATAAGCCTAAACAGGCTAAAGAGAAACTGAATACCAACTTCATTGATAAAATCGGATCATATCCGTATGAAAAAAACAAACCTTTGATTATTGGATGTTCCATCATTATTCTAGCATGTTTGTTTGGATTCAGGCATGTAGGCTTTAATGAAGATATTGGGGATCTGAATTACATTCCGAAAGAAATGAAAATCAGTGAGGCTAAACTTCAGAAACTATCGGATATTACTTCAAAATCCATTTATACGATTTCTTATGGAAACTCTGAAGAGCAGGCGTTGGCAAGAAACTCTCAATTAAGCACCTTCCTGGAACAAGAGAAAAAAGAGGGTAAAATCCTAAGCTATAACTCGATCGGAAGCATTGTTCTGTCTGAAAAAGATCAGCAAAAGAAAATTGAGGAATGGAAAAAATTCTGGAATGATCATAAAAAGAATCAAACAGTTTCTGAGCTCATCAGCAATGGAAACAAATTTGGGTTCAACAGTTCAGCTTTTGACAATTTCAATGAGGTTTTAAATAAAAACTACGCTACATTAGATATCAAGGACTATGAAAAGGTGAAAGCACTCCAGATTTCAGAGTTCATGAGCAATGAAAATAATTTTTATACGGTTTCCAATGTAGTAAAGGTTGATGAGAAAAAAAGGGATGCTTTCATTAAGGATATTGAAAAGAAACATAATGCCATTGCGATTGACCGTCAGCAGATGAATGAGAACTTTTTAGGTCTATTAAAAAGAGATTTCAATACGTTGATTAATTATTCTCTTCTGGCTATTATTTTAACGATCATTGTCTTCTTCAGGAACTTCGAACTTACTATTCTTACCATGTTTCCTATTGTTCTTACAGGAGTGGTAACCGCCGGAATTTTATATTTCTTAGGGCTGGAATTAAATATTTTCAGTACAGTAGTTTGTACACTAGTCTTTGGAGTAGGAGATGATTTCAGTATTTTCCTTACACAGGCCATGCAAAAAGAGCATACCACAGGGAAAAATGAGCTTCCGACTTACAGAACATCAATTATCTTAGCCGTATTTACAACCATTTTATCTATCGGATCTTTAATTTTCGCTCAACATCCGGCTTTACATTCATTGGCTTTGGTTGCCCTGATCGGAATGTTCTCTGTAATTATCATTACTTCTACTCTATACCCGTTCTGGTTTAGATTATTGATTACCAACAGAGCAAAAAAAGGACTTTCACCTATTACATTCAGATTATTGATAGTCTCAGTAATCAGCTTTTTATATTATGGACTTGGTGGAATGATATTTTCCGCCATAGGAAGCTTCTTTGTGAAAAATTCAAAGGGGAAAACACTGAATATTATCAAACTTATTTTGGCCAAGTTTTTAACTTCTGTTCTCTATTCGAATCCATTTGTAAAGAAAAAGGTCATTCCAAATCCAAATGAAGACTTTAGTAAACCGGCAGTAATTATTGCCAATCATACTTCTTTTCTGGATACTCTGGCTATTGCCATGGCAACCCATAAAATCATTTATTTAGTGAATGACTGGGTATACAAGTCTCCGGTTTTCGGAAAGCTGGTAAGAGCATTAGGCTTTTATCCGGTTTCTCAAGGTATTGAAAACGGAATGGATCAATTGAAGGAAAAAATTGCACAGGGATATTCTCTTGTTGTTTTTCCGGAGGCAGAACGTTCTTATTCCAATGATGTAAAAAGATTCCATAAAGGAGCATTCTATCTTGCAGAACAATTCGGATTAGATGTTCTTCCTTTATACATTCATGGAAATTCGGAGGTATTACCAAAAGGGGATTTTATTATCTATGACGGAAGCATCACAGTAAAAGTAGGTGACAGAATCAGTAAAGAGGATCTGAACTTTGGTGAAAATTATTCTGAAAGAACAAAAAAGATCAATGCTTACTACAGAAAGGAGTTTGCTAAGCTGAGGGAAGAAATTGAAGATGAAAATTATTTTAAAAAGCAGTTATTCCTAAGCTATTTATATAAGGATAATGAAGTAGTGACAGCAGTAAAGAAAGACTTCAATGCCAATAAATCGGTTTACTTTGAGCTGAATAAACATATTGCTGGGGATGCCAACATTCTGCATATTGCTGATGATTTTGGACAAAAAGATACTTTACTTACCCTTTATCAGGCCAGCAGAAGAATTTTTTCTTGGATTAGAAATGAGAATAAAAGAGCAACAGCCGCCCATAATTATCTGGTAAAAAGGAGAAAAATAAACTATATAAAAGATTTGTCTGAAGTGAATAAGAAGATTGATGTTCTTCTGGTTTCTGATGACAGTTTTAATATCAAGGATATTGAGATTTTTCCTGAGACCATCATCTTCATCAATACCACAAACAAGGTGATAGAAAGTGAAAATTATATATTAGAGTTTAGTTCTGAATCGTTAAAAGTATTTAAAACTAAATAA
- a CDS encoding beta-ketoacyl-ACP synthase III — MYDVFITKASKFLPNEPVSNEEMETYLGLINDAPSKARSLILRNNKITTRYYALDKEGNPTHTNAQLTAKAIEGLFDENFKKEDMKLLSVGTTSPDQIQPSHASMVHGELNIGKSIEINTATGLCNSGMNALNYGFLSVRAGVQESAVCAGSERMSAWMTADKFNHEAENLKLLEERPIIAFKREFLRWMLSDGAGAFLLENKPRENEISLRVEFIDFYSYAHEIEACMYAGCEKQEDGSLKSWADYPSDSWLKDSIFAIKQDTKILDKYILVKGAESLRASFDKHHLDTEKIDHVLAHISSGYFKDGLKEEFAKKGMDFPAEKWFYNLSDIGNIGAGSIFVALEELMNSGTLKKGEKVLLCVPESGRFAYSCSLLTVC; from the coding sequence ATGTACGACGTATTTATAACAAAAGCTTCAAAATTTTTACCCAATGAACCGGTATCAAATGAGGAAATGGAAACATATCTGGGGCTTATCAATGACGCACCTTCTAAAGCCAGATCACTTATTTTAAGAAATAATAAAATCACTACAAGATATTACGCTTTAGATAAAGAAGGAAACCCTACGCATACCAATGCACAGCTAACGGCAAAGGCAATTGAAGGACTTTTTGATGAAAATTTCAAAAAGGAAGATATGAAGTTATTATCCGTAGGAACTACTTCTCCGGATCAGATTCAGCCTTCACATGCCTCTATGGTTCACGGTGAACTGAACATTGGGAAATCTATTGAAATCAATACAGCAACCGGACTTTGCAACTCAGGGATGAATGCCCTTAACTACGGATTCCTTTCTGTAAGAGCCGGTGTACAGGAAAGTGCTGTATGTGCTGGTTCCGAAAGAATGTCTGCATGGATGACTGCTGATAAATTCAACCATGAAGCTGAAAATTTAAAATTATTAGAAGAAAGACCTATTATTGCTTTCAAAAGAGAATTTCTTAGATGGATGCTTTCTGACGGAGCAGGTGCTTTCCTATTAGAAAATAAACCTAGAGAAAACGAAATTTCTTTAAGAGTGGAATTCATTGATTTCTATTCCTACGCTCACGAGATCGAAGCATGTATGTATGCGGGATGTGAGAAGCAGGAAGACGGAAGCTTAAAATCATGGGCAGATTATCCATCTGATTCCTGGTTGAAGGATTCTATTTTTGCTATTAAACAAGACACTAAAATCCTTGATAAATATATTCTGGTAAAAGGTGCAGAAAGCTTAAGAGCTTCTTTTGATAAACATCATCTAGATACTGAAAAAATTGACCACGTGCTGGCTCACATCTCTTCAGGATATTTCAAAGATGGATTGAAAGAAGAATTCGCTAAAAAAGGAATGGATTTCCCAGCAGAAAAATGGTTCTATAATCTTTCTGACATAGGAAACATCGGGGCCGGATCTATCTTCGTAGCATTAGAGGAACTGATGAACTCCGGAACATTGAAAAAAGGAGAGAAAGTACTTCTTTGCGTTCCTGAAAGTGGAAGATTTGCCTATTCTTGCTCATTATTAACAGTCTGCTAA
- a CDS encoding ABC transporter permease — METREENIINIHNFLPHREPMLMADYILELTKEKVVTSFEIKEDNIFVHNNELAEAGLIENLAQTCSSILGQSFFENPEADTKVIGFITNIKKIEIFGLPKVKDKIISKASLISQFENICHIFCETFNNDELLIRAEINLFIQEVKS; from the coding sequence ATGGAAACCAGGGAAGAAAATATCATCAATATTCACAACTTTTTACCGCATCGCGAACCGATGCTTATGGCAGACTATATTCTGGAACTGACCAAGGAAAAAGTAGTGACTTCCTTTGAAATAAAAGAAGACAATATTTTTGTTCATAACAATGAATTGGCTGAAGCAGGTTTAATTGAAAATCTCGCTCAAACCTGCTCATCTATTCTTGGGCAAAGCTTCTTCGAAAACCCGGAAGCAGACACCAAAGTGATAGGCTTTATCACCAATATCAAAAAGATTGAGATTTTCGGACTTCCAAAAGTAAAGGACAAGATCATTTCAAAAGCATCACTGATTTCCCAGTTTGAAAATATCTGCCACATCTTCTGCGAAACCTTCAATAATGATGAATTGTTGATTAGAGCAGAGATTAACC